The genomic stretch AATTTTATGCTTGCTGTTGGACATACTTGAAGAATATTTGATGATTCTTTCATGGTGCTGCTGTGTCTGGAAATAATTATGGTGTGGGATACAAAGTGAACTGACAATACGTTGTTACTTCAGACCACAAGAATATGCTTGGGACCcgaaactttaattttgttcttttgaCAGATTGTCTTAGGGgatattttaagtttaagtaatattatatgtgtgaataaaatatataaatttattcgtaaaattagatatgataatatctgattgaataattttaatttaaaaataaataaataatcacatcaccAAATTACAAACTGCtatctcaatttatataaataaattaacaaaatttgtttacCTGCATAAGTTTATTCTTTCGGTTTCTTCTATAGTTTTTTCATGATACCATGTGATACAAACACTTTAATCTTATTAAATgatagattttttctttttaataaattaagaatttaaaaaaatatatatatataaaatacaaaatacgAGTGATATAcccaaacaaaatcataaaaaactcgtaaaatatacaaaatgaatACACAGACTCCTAAAAACAAACTTAGGAAAAGTCACAATAGAATAAAAAAGAGCACATAGACTCAATACAAAGACTAACTTGGAATTTGCTAAATAACTCAAATCTGAAGTAAAATCTCATATCTCGGTTCCAAGACAAcaattattacaaatatcaaaaataatttctCGATGATGCCTACAGTGTTGATAGAACAtttgattattctttttataCCATAGATAGTAGGCACAGATAGAAAGACATAATCAATAAAGAAGGTGCTAAAAGTCCCTCGGATGCCTGAGGTGCAAAGATGCTAGACAGGAATTATTACATGATAGATATTAATGCTATGAGGCCGAACCCTTAGCCCTAGTTTTCAAGCACAGATGATACATTCTATCAATACCTTTTTATTGTTAAGAAAGTAAGCCAACTTACATTAACACAAGTTATATCATAAGAGTGCAGTGTCTGTAgcttataatataaaacaaaatgaacgTATCTGATATCTCAAATCTTAAAAGATGCAAGTATAAAAATATACCAGTGTGTTAGTATTTTTACCAGCTGAACTTTAGGAATGTCACTTCATTGACAGTTTCTGCGAAGATGGGGAATGAGGTGAAGTTGCTTTCCTTTCAAGGGATTCAGGTCCATCTTTATGATAACATACATGTGTCTGCTTTGTTGTCAACTCAGTGGAGATATAAAGCCATGCCCATTTctctgaaaaataataattaagagaATAAGAAGTGGGGCGCATGAACGAAATTAATTTGCAATTTAGAGATGGCTTAAGTGATAGgcaatatgatataatatgaaaatGGAACTTGTCTGCTCCATGGCCGACCTCTTAGTATTGTTCATTCATCACGCAACTATCATTAATTGTATCACTCCCAATTAAGTTTTTACTGCATTTTGATCTTTTCTTGTAtctatttaattagtaattaacaATGGGATGTTAGTAAGAACGATCCTACACGATAAGGGTGATGTTTATTTGTGTcataaaaaggttaaaaaatcgTTTTACGTTAAGTTTGCAAAATTGGTTAAGTATAGTTTATACGTTTTTAAGTCATATTCTGTATAAAGATATATTCCTAAAGAAAGGTTTTtcattaacttaattaatttttgaaaaaaagaaaaagtgttGAGTATGACTTAATATTACATAGTCGAGAAAAGTAAATtcctttaataattttaaatcataatatcacTTTAAATTCTACTTaggtataatattatatattcaacatAATATTATCAAGAGCATcgttatacatatttatttttagtacataaataatataaatttaatgtattattatgtgattgaatattatttaatttttaattcaaaattattaactatttaataatatatttatttatatatttaaaataagtatatatatttgtattgatattatatattcgGTATTGGGTCTACCTTTCTTTATAACccctatttatttaaaaaataaataaaaaatctacatGCATTAATGGGTGAAATGCTGTCAAGAAAGAGTGCATCTAATAATAATGGAAAGCTACTTCAAATTTGTTGGGTGCTCGTTGGCATTGGATTCCCAAGGACATTTTCCTTCCTTTGAACACTCTAGAGATTGGACAGTCTCCTTACAATGACACAtgataatttatcaattttgctTGATATATGCATTGAATTCACATGTTTGTGGAGATATTCTGTATCAGGTCCATGCATTGAGCTATTGTCATACTACTGCTTGTTTCTTATGAATGGATTTACTTATTTGTTTCATGCTTCATCTTTAACACCGTAACAggaatgattaaaaataatattacatatatatacttttaaatatataaataatgtattatcatataattagatattattttattcaaattcaaactcatctaattatttaataatatatattaaataatatattcatcTTTGTATTCAAATTGAACATACATGATTATTCTATTGGAAAGCATCAAgggaattattattattattattttatgggaagttctttataactttttgctgaattatattaaaaatacaatatatttttgagatctTTATTTTAAgtgttatagaaaaaataatattatatattccaTCATAACGTTGTATCATTTTATGTGACTTTAATAATGAGGTAACACCAtataaaatgagaaattatataagatttttaattattgatataaaatacaAGTTTTATATAGGTATAAgtgaaaagaaataatttttaattgacaaGAGAAGggagacaaaataaaaagaatgtaGTGGTGCTTAATTATGTATGAGGTTGTCACATTAATTGTTGTGATgaacaataataacaataggtaaatttaattttaatatatgaatgggtatatatttatatgtattattaaataattaaataattttaaattaaaaataaaatgatatttaattatataataatatatatatgtattaatttatatatttaaaataagtatatatataatattaatgtgaTAATAATAGGCTAGTGAGTGTGCGGTTATGATTTATCGAAATCGATTAAAGGCATGCATTGTCTTGTCCCATTCCCACCAATCACTCATCTTTACCCTCACTTGCCTTACTCCGTcgggttaattttttttttttttggccaccTAATTCTACTGTCCCGTCCTTTTTTATTCGATTTTCCAAACAATGATTTACTCCATGGCTTGATTACTGATTTAATGATTAATCTTATccaaagtaaatatttaattagatacttaccaaagaattagaaatatttaccgttgaaaataaaaatcacattcttaattatttaaagacaatataattttaagaaaaattatggaagaaagacaaatttaattatattaagatGGGTTATAAAGTTCCTTATATTATCTTTCATTAACttcattcattattattattattattaagtttgaaaatataattttatcacttttaatttaattcaaacgtTAGTTTTAACGAGTTAAAAGTTATTacaagattatattatatagttaatattaattatatttagaaAATTCAATCTTTCCACTTTGCTTCCACTCCTCCTTttgtctttctcttttcttcttatccgttcaattgattaattgatttgtgTCTTCTATTTATGTATGATTTATTGTTGTTTGTTGCTTTAATTGGTTGATGAAAGGTTAAAGTTGGGATTTTGAGGGTGGTGGTGATGGTAatttggtggtggtggtggtggtttgTTGGTGCAATTCCAACTTAATTGTTGATGACAATTATTGACAACTATTTCACAAAGGATTTACCATAGCAAgcaaagagagaagaaagtcTCAAATTCGTATTGATGGTAAGACTTGACGTAGGTCggatattgttttttaatttcttgggCATTTGCTTTTGGCACGACCTCCCTTTCAAGTAGTTCAAGGGTGATGGGAAAGTTTTGTCGTTTTTTCAATAAAGTTTTGGCGTTTTTATTAATTAGGgtgaaaaatatatcaataatgttTTAGAGAGCAAATTGTATTCAACTTTAGGAAAGATAATAAAAAGGGTATTTTtaccccctttttttttttttttttggtccaaatcaatcataaaattaaatagattttaCTAACGGACATAACCTAATTGTGTTGGGAGAAAATACCCTTACGGACAAATCTCGGTTGAGTAATAGTTGTTCTCTCTATTATTTTCTGTGATTACCcaaagtaatataatattacttattttatcttaaatttaaaattatttatttactttataacatatattaGTATATACATTTTATGTACCTAAGTTTTATTGAATTGCCTATGCATATACCAAATTTGAGCATTAGAGTCCTTTGTCCAACAAATTAGTGATgtctatttatttaaattttacataatttaatataaatttaaatttacaattgAGTAATGTTACTCTTATAAAGTATAGATGTAAGGACTAGTATACAAAATAGTGtgatttatgaattaattaatacatcatttattttttatttaatgaattgattttatgtttatacTCTCTTAATTATAATGTAATAGACGCTctctaaaagtaatattatacttTAGAATTAAACTTTTATGAGTATTAAAATCATAGTTATAAATAACACACGATGCACATATAATAAGTTAATGTAATATAAGTAAACATATCATATGAtgcgatataatatatattatcgatatactttttaaagaaaataatgatgtagtaagagtatatataaaaaattttaaattttaaaaaataatgaatatcaattaaaattttttattttttttaaaatgatattatacaatataatatgatataatatttaatacataatataaaaaaatattttttaatatataatataatatataattagattactaTAATTAAAACAAGGAATTTGTTGTTGAGGCAGGGCAACATATAAACCATGCAAATTAGTACATTATTTTCCCAATAACAAAACCAAAAGTAGCCGTCCAAATTAAAGCTAAACATCAAACACATTAATTCCTCCCACTGGGGTCGCCATTCTCCATCCAAACCTTCTTTCCAGTTAAGCAAACACCGTGCCAACTTGTgttttatatgtgtgtgtgtgtgtgtatatatatgtgtatatatacacacatcTCCACTCTCTTAATCAATAACATCGTTTCTTCTGAATTTAATCTTCTTTCTGTTATGCAGTTTGACTGAATGAGCATTTAGTTTTAGTGAGCGAAGACAGTTATGGACGAATCGTGGCGGATGCGAATGGGATCATCAATGCAATCATTACCGTCTAGAAAATCTATGGCTGAGGGGGCGACACGTCACTCTTTCACTTCCACGACTCTCTGTCCCGAAGATTTCTCCGACGTTTTCGGTGGCCCACCACGGACGCTTCTTTCTCGGAAATCCTCCGCTGACTTTACCAGCTCCTCTTCCTTCTACACTGAGATATTTCGGAATCCCTCTCCAGAGTTGCTTTCTCCGCCGAAAATGAGGGGCCGAGTCTTGCCGGGCTTCAGGATTCCAGTCAGGTACGAAGGCTTCTACGACGACGTTTTCTCTTACAACGGAAGGAAATCAAGGGAGAGGTCTCGGCCCAAGTCCATGTACAAGTCAAATTCCTCGTCGGTATTGAGCTCGGAGGAGCTGAGTCCTCTCCAGCAACCGGACGGAGATGATGTGGCATTGTCTTCCTATGCTTCCAAGCTCAGGTACAGGacaagtttaatatttaatttcttatactAATTTGGAGAATAGTTAAGAAAAATTGTGGTAATTGGGTGGTCCAGGCCGATCAACGTTCCATGTAGATGGAACTCAGGAGACGATGAAGATGATAAGGTTGAGGCAGAGGCAGAGGCAAGACAGGATGAAGGTGAAGGGATGGAAAATGAAAACAGCAATGAGTTTTGCCGAAGCTCTTATTATTATGGATTTTCAGGACGTGTTTCATCCCCAGAAACCATTATTAGTCTTGAACGCAGTTCATTTCCAACCATAAAAGTGTGTCTGGATGATTTACAGCTGATAAACTCCCCTTCTTCTCCTGCTGCCTCATCACTACTTTGTCAAGAAGAACAAGTAATCGATGATGATGTTGCGAGTTCGTATGTGATCGAGATCAATCCTGACTATAGAGATGGGGCTGGCGAAGCAGTCTCCATTGATGAAGCCATTGCTTGGGCCAAGGAGAGGTTTCACCAACAACCCAACCAAGTTTCTAATGGTATGCTTCtacttttatttcaaatttccaataacaattttctaattaattatattgcaCTTGTTCTTAGTTTGTTGTTATATATGCAGAAAGGTCTAAGGCTAATGAATTGTTAGATCGAGAAATTCAAGGACATGGAACCGTGCGTAAGCTTTCTTCCATGGTAAATTACCCCCACAAATTAAGCTTAATTAACCATGTTAGTTTCAATTCAGGCTAATCCATTAATAAACATCCCTCCTACTGATGACAGGGCGAACAGAAGAATTCGACAACTGAAGAAGGAAAAGAGCAGTCAGAAAAAAATGTAAGCTCTTGAATGCTTTGTCAATGTTCGAGTATTAAGGCTGCAtgaaaaatacaacaattaggTTTTACAATGTGTATGACTATATAGGATAAAAAATACACGTTTATTCTACGTACATGCATCTCCAACCTCTGTATTTTCGTATGTCAGCACTTAAAATGCCAATATTATCATGTTCTGGTATATGGGATCAGATGAGTATTTTTCCCCTTCTTTTAGATTGTGAACAATTCCAATCATTGGCAACTGTGAACTAAAATTTTCTGTATAAAGATATAGGGAACTAAATTGTGTAATACATAATTTCGTTTTTGGCAAAAACTGTAGACTGAAATGGAGGTTTTGGAAGAAGAAATAAGATTGTGGGCAGCTGGTAAGGAAACCAATATCCGTTTGCTGCTTTCAGCCCTGCATCATGTAAGACATTTAATCTTTAGTTTTGACTGCTGTTCTAATATTAacccaaaattaataaataagctTTCATAAGTTAATggcctataaatatatatatattcagatACTATGGCCCAACAGTGGTTGGTACGCTGTTGCCCTAACACACCTCATCGATAGTTCACATGTGAAGAAGGCATATCAAAGAGCAAGGCTGTGTCTCCACCCAGACAAACTACAGCAAAGAGGAGCAACACCCCAACAAAAATATGTTGCAGAGAAGGTCTTTGCCATCCTTCAGGTAAATTTGCCTCTGACACATGACATCAAactatattttaaaagattGGCCATGTTAATTTTCCGAATTGTAGAATGTGAAAGCAGTGTCAATGACTTATTTTGTGTTTGTAGGATGCATGGACTGCATTCATCTCTGAAGGCTTCCTCTAAGTAGTGTTGCATTCAAACCGTGGGAACTCAGCTTTTGACCAAATGTGGAACACTCTGCTGAAACCTAGAATCTAGTCCTGAATACTGTTGGTATCatgttgatttatatataataaaattatgcgtacttattttaaattcacaaatatatacacaatcatgtaataatatacataagtgtgtacctatttgtgtactcaaagtgagtatacataatattattcaacttTATAATGTATTCCAACTATATATAGAGATtgcaattttgatttttgacttGGTTTGTTTAAAATATGGCATTATCTAGACTTCTATTGGAGGTGTGATCTTCTTGGCTGTATGCATATGCTGAATCCAAATACTCTCCATAGTAATTTTGAGTAGATTTGGGATCACTGTAGCACAAacttaatcaatatttatttatgtagaAATAATTAGCTTAAATGATGTGTGACTACCAACtcgaaaattatatttttagagtaataatatatatatatatatagatatatataagttgtacaaacaaatttacacaataacattaattaatgattttgaagtgaaataaaaaataaataattatatcacttaatTACAAACAACCACTTCAGTTTGTACAGAGTAGATAGATTTATTtgtacttatattttttttgcatgAGATTTTGACAAAGTGAGTTGCACAACACAATAGAAACTTAAGAACTTATGGCATATAGCCTAAGGCAAAACTATAGTGGGGTGAATATACTTCTTTCAAAATCTTGCTACAATTTTCAGTGTTgctgaaaattaattatagtaataattaatCATCCAATTTTGATTAATCAAAGTTTACTGTTTAATCATTAATCCTAACCAGTAAACTGCTCTATAATTAATCATTCTATGTTTAATTAACACTCCAAAAcatattacattttattattaacctGTATTAGATTGATCTactcaaacaaataataaaaattacaatcatCAATGGGATATCTGTCCATAGGTTTCCCATAAATCTTGGTGGATCCGTAATTTGAAACTATTATACACTTGCATGCATAAGTATTGAAACATTTTACACTAACCACCCTCAACATTATCGTGGCTAATTTAAAGAAACAAATCATACCAAATTAACCTTTTATACCTAAATTAGAGATGGTAGTAGCTCATATCTGGTCGACTCCAACTTTGCCCACCATACCTAGGGACGAGCTAGGCTTAGGCTAACTAATTGGTTGGCTTTCACCTAACTATGTTGACCTACTAGAATTAAAGGGTTAGTGAATGGTCCAAGGTCCCCTGAATCATGCCTTCGTGGGCCTTAATGGGTgccaaataatatttttttaaacattttcttaatttttttattaatatttaatattgtttaatggATTATGTCAAACTAGTCAATAAGCTTTACCCCAAAGCCCCAACACAATCCACATAACCTGTGGTCTTAGCATGCTCAgcaattttgtttatatacaagttGTTtggagtaaaaaataatttaaaattctcttaatttaagaccttaataaattatttgaatttaaataaaatggaGCTATATCTATATTATCGGCTTATTTGTTTATGATGGAAGTTAATATATTGTTGGATAAAACTGTAATCACAAAAGAACTTTCATTTTCATAAGTTGTAGAGTTAAATTATCTAGTCCTTTGTTGTTTATTGAATATAAGCTTTGAATTGGAATCCATTGAAGTATAGGTTTCGGGATGAAGAATTGTTTAATCGTGCTTCGAAGATTGACCAATGAATATAATTTCCTTGTTAATAATAGTTACAATACAAGGAAGATGTTAATCATTCCTATCTTATTACATAGACCAATACGAAAGAGCGACAGAGAGAATGAAGTTtgcttttgtcatttttatggTATCGCATTGCCCAATTCTGTATTCTTGATCATTTACATAATGGCCGTAAAAATAACTCAAAGGTGTCCATAAAATAACCCCCATATTTGACCAATTTGAAGGCTTCATAGCCATGATAcacaagtttaaaaactcaaacatcgcTACCTTgccaaaggaaaaaataatgCAATCACAATTACAAAGCCAAAATGACACTAGCTTTAtttaggccaaagaactatttctcattcaaattttagttcaatcataaaaatatatttataacaggTGAAAAACTCAAGCACCTACCCACTCCTAAACTGTCATTAACTTTTTCGTTagatataaggataaaattattgtttaacaataatattaaaaatatataattttatctcattttcttccttaaattgtaaaaattaacatttaacccccatacctgaattttgaaaagtgactttcccCTCAAGtccctaattttttcttcaccctcCCTTCGACTATTGGCGACCGACATGACTGGAGGTTAAATGATGAGCAACGTCTAGATCTGAACGATGCTCGTCGTTCTTCACTAGGCGATGAAGCATTGTCCATTATCTGGATGACCCTCATCATCCAGTGAGCACGACGATTGTCGTCTAAAATGGACGATGCTCCGTCTTCTAGAGATCTAGACGATGAAACGTAGTCCAGATTTAGACGACTGCTGTCATACTTGGACGACGATCATCGTTCAGAGGATGACCTCTAGACGAAGACTCCTTCGCTGTTGGTCGACCATCGCTAGAGAAAATGGTTGAATTTCAGgggaaaaaattgaattttttaaaacttaatttagggaaaaaaatgttaatttttcaaattaaaaagcgcaatgagataaaattttaattcttttaatattattaataaaataacaaatttacccctaaaccctaatagAAAATATGTGAGTGTGtcctaataaaataaactttgggtgggtattttagtttttcatctgccatgagtatatatttgttatttcaacaaaacttgtgtgggaaattgtcctttccCCTTTATTTATATTAGTGTTTACATATACACAATTGGGTATGATTAAGAGactgattgaattttaaactaaaaattcatattttctaatgtAAGATTCAAGTTTCATACCTTGCATTTGAGAGTCTAACATACTATCACACTTTGCATCCCTGAAGCACACGCAAGCTAGCTATGCGTTAACTCTTTACTAGCCCTGGAAAAACACTTTAATGTCAGTATCATCACCCTCACCGCACGATTGTAACTGAGAGATatggtgatgactctgatatcaaataatataaactttgaaaGAACCACATCTCAAAAGTTAGCTAATAAGATTAGAGAGTCTAATATCATATAAATCCTATACTAGAAACTCATCATTTCTAATGCAGGATCTAAATTTCATATATTGCACTTAAAATCCTATGACTTCTCCACTACCACTACCTCGCTTCAGCAATTCATTGAACTCTTCATCAGTGCTCTTAAGCATGGTTGGCAAAGACAATTTCACCCCACTTTTCACACTCTCAATGTGTCTAGGCTTGATTCTCTTTTCCAAACTAAAAGCAAAATACTGAGGAAAATCTTTCAACTCTTCCAACTCCCCCTTTATTTCCTCCACAAAGTACTCATATTTGGgcttataattattttcaagaCTGAAAGTAAACAGCCCCGGGCACCTCAAAACCATAGCCACCGCCTCATCCTTCGACAAACCAATACCCTGTAAATACTTAAGCTTGGGAATCAAGGTGTTTTCTACACTGGACACCAACAAAACCGAGTCTTGATAAGCCAAAACGTCCAAGTCCTTGAAGCCAAGTCTTTGAAGCCAAAACAAAGCCGGTTTGAGTTGGTCTCTGACACTAGAAACAAGCAATCGTGGGCACTTGTTGATGACCCTCCTGAAGTTGTGTTCCGGGACTTTTAAGTCTTGTGAGAGGAAGTTGAAAACAGGGTCAATGTCTGTTTTGATGTTAGCAGTGAGGAGTTTTGGGCACATGCCGAAGATTCTGGGCAAGTCCTTGTGGAGGATGCCTCTGGATTGGAGGAATGAAATAATGGAATGAATGGAATGAAGAGGAGCTGACTGGAGAGAAGGGTTAAGAGATAAAGCCTTGCCTGAGTCAATGCCCATGATTTCAAGAAAGATGATTTTTTCTTGGATTTGGATGGAGAGATTTGCATGGGTAGGTGGGTAGAGTGGATGATTCTGGAGAAGACTTTTGGGTTTGGTAGCCAAGTGGAAACTCAGCTGATGCTGGGAATTTGAGGGAGAAGATGATTGTGCTTCAGATTGTGATTGTGAAGAAGAGATACAGAGAGGTGAGCGTAAAGCTGTTGCTGACATGGTGTTAGTGTTGTTTGTGTTGAGAGACGGGGAGATGgagatttttcctttaaaatctAATCCCATTGGTCTTATACGTGGCGATTTATGCAAAATTGATTGGCTCATATCCAGATTTTGTAGATTGTTTTGGTGAAGTATTTGAGTGGAGAATGTCGATCCTATTTCTTTAAGCTCTGCTTGCTGCGAtctatattatttctttttcgcCCACAATGAATAATTTGAACGGCAAAGGGGTAAAATACCACCACACATAAAATATGGGTTTAAGTTTCttaatgttatattaaaattaattttttaatttattcgatAAGACTCAGATTGctaatcaaatttaagattttatcaaTAAAGGAGTATAATTTACTCTTATGTAATCCCTCCATTTTTCTAAATTACTTATTGGACAAACTTAATTGAATAATACTATTATCACCAAGTTCACCGTTTCCTTGCATTGTGTTGTACCATATTTTGCTGGCATGGGCATTTCAATGGAAATCTTATTCCACTCCCTCAAAATGGGGATTCCATTGGTGGACATGCTAGAAATTacaattattcttttatatatataaatatatatattcgttttctaattttacccttaatgtagtttacttaaatataattattttgtaatttaataattctgttaattaaaacattaaatatgttaattattcTTTTACCCCCGCCACTTCATAACAGCCATCGTCTCAGCCCATACCCAACTCACCCAGATTAAATTCAAGGCATGGTCatgaaaaagtaaacaaaagcATTTTCCACCCCAAAACAAAGGACGAGGAAGAAGCCTAAATATCATTTTACAGATTAACTCCAGTTAACAATAGTCATTCAGATCTAAATGGTATTCTTACATTTGAAAGGCCAATCTTTATATATGATCAAACAATAGAAATTTCAGTACtgaatttattaaagtttcCAGTCACATTTCTCACTAATCATTTGATATTTAACATACTAAAACAAACTTTCGAAGAAAACATGCGAAAAATAGATAAGTTATGTTGTTCGGACAAATAAAGCACTAGTCCTGCCATAAAGAAAGGAAACTTTTGGAAAAGTAAATGCCAGAAAGTGCAGCTCACCAGTGAAATTGATTTCCGATATGTTTCCAGACATGGAATGCCATTCTGATcctacacaaatatatacatatcataCATGTTTAGAGGATCTTCGCAATTAACTAATTTACCACAAATACAGCAGCTTCTgtgatatatataatacaaaatgaaatttaCAAGTAATCTTGAATTTCAAGGATTTCATACAACACCCCAAGTAATTAAAACTATGAAACTTATATGATAAAATCTTT from Mangifera indica cultivar Alphonso chromosome 6, CATAS_Mindica_2.1, whole genome shotgun sequence encodes the following:
- the LOC123218815 gene encoding uncharacterized protein LOC123218815, producing the protein MDESWRMRMGSSMQSLPSRKSMAEGATRHSFTSTTLCPEDFSDVFGGPPRTLLSRKSSADFTSSSSFYTEIFRNPSPELLSPPKMRGRVLPGFRIPVRYEGFYDDVFSYNGRKSRERSRPKSMYKSNSSSVLSSEELSPLQQPDGDDVALSSYASKLRPINVPCRWNSGDDEDDKVEAEAEARQDEGEGMENENSNEFCRSSYYYGFSGRVSSPETIISLERSSFPTIKVCLDDLQLINSPSSPAASSLLCQEEQVIDDDVASSYVIEINPDYRDGAGEAVSIDEAIAWAKERFHQQPNQVSNERSKANELLDREIQGHGTVRKLSSMGEQKNSTTEEGKEQSEKNTEMEVLEEEIRLWAAGKETNIRLLLSALHHILWPNSGWYAVALTHLIDSSHVKKAYQRARLCLHPDKLQQRGATPQQKYVAEKVFAILQDAWTAFISEGFL
- the LOC123218816 gene encoding transcription termination factor MTEF1, chloroplastic, which translates into the protein MSQSILHKSPRIRPMGLDFKGKISISPSLNTNNTNTMSATALRSPLCISSSQSQSEAQSSSPSNSQHQLSFHLATKPKSLLQNHPLYPPTHANLSIQIQEKIIFLEIMGIDSGKALSLNPSLQSAPLHSIHSIISFLQSRGILHKDLPRIFGMCPKLLTANIKTDIDPVFNFLSQDLKVPEHNFRRVINKCPRLLVSSVRDQLKPALFWLQRLGFKDLDVLAYQDSVLLVSSVENTLIPKLKYLQGIGLSKDEAVAMVLRCPGLFTFSLENNYKPKYEYFVEEIKGELEELKDFPQYFAFSLEKRIKPRHIESVKSGVKLSLPTMLKSTDEEFNELLKRGLVKS